In Vibrio celticus, one genomic interval encodes:
- a CDS encoding ArnT family glycosyltransferase: MSLNRTHLWYLLAFALVLRLLSLATYPLMDTTEARYGEMARLMVETGNWLTPQFDYGIPFWGKPPLFTWMSAAGIELFGLSEFAVRAPHWLAGVATILLTAYMAKRTGQSALVAAVVLATCGIFSIAAGAVMTDIALTLAMTIAMLGFYLCWLGGEGWKGEGSAKTNRSWGYVGFIGLALGLLAKGPVAIVIMAIAVFPWLVLQHGFFGAFKVLWQRFPLLSGLGVMLAIALPWYIMAEMATPGFIDYFIVGEHFKRFVVSGWEGDLYGSAHDQARGMIWLFWLQAAAPWSIVLPILAFARRKKIAEINTENRGLFSFLVCWLISPLILFTMAGNILPAYVLPGIPALGLLIAILVVEKDKKWFSSVALVLPVLLMIAMVYLNLGKANEKSDRIIFEQITDSAPSFYVGKRPFSGQFYSHGQAKKLLDIEQLDGIDKFYLIGKRSEVETKIKENALTCILEPTVKIKRALFSCHSSSIKPNLSLSHIQSGNDVQR; encoded by the coding sequence ATGAGCCTGAACAGAACGCACCTATGGTATTTGTTGGCTTTTGCACTGGTTCTAAGACTCCTATCTTTGGCGACTTATCCGTTAATGGATACTACGGAGGCGCGCTACGGAGAAATGGCTCGCTTGATGGTGGAAACCGGCAATTGGTTAACACCTCAGTTTGATTACGGCATTCCTTTTTGGGGCAAGCCACCGTTGTTCACATGGATGAGTGCTGCTGGTATTGAGCTGTTTGGTTTGAGTGAGTTTGCTGTTCGTGCACCTCACTGGTTAGCGGGAGTAGCGACAATTTTGTTAACCGCTTACATGGCGAAGCGAACTGGGCAAAGTGCGTTGGTTGCCGCGGTAGTGTTGGCGACATGCGGTATTTTCTCTATTGCCGCGGGCGCTGTGATGACAGACATAGCATTAACCTTAGCGATGACCATTGCCATGTTAGGCTTCTACTTGTGTTGGCTAGGAGGAGAGGGTTGGAAAGGTGAAGGCAGTGCGAAGACTAATCGATCTTGGGGTTATGTTGGTTTCATTGGCTTAGCACTAGGCTTGCTTGCAAAAGGGCCAGTAGCGATTGTGATCATGGCTATCGCAGTTTTCCCTTGGTTAGTATTACAACATGGCTTCTTTGGCGCTTTCAAAGTGCTTTGGCAACGCTTTCCATTGTTGTCTGGCTTGGGTGTGATGCTAGCGATTGCTTTGCCTTGGTACATCATGGCTGAAATGGCAACACCGGGCTTTATTGATTACTTTATTGTTGGCGAGCACTTTAAGCGTTTTGTTGTGAGTGGCTGGGAGGGCGATTTATATGGTTCTGCCCATGACCAAGCAAGAGGTATGATCTGGCTGTTTTGGCTTCAAGCGGCTGCGCCGTGGTCGATTGTATTACCTATATTGGCATTTGCTCGACGTAAGAAAATTGCAGAAATTAATACTGAAAATCGCGGCTTGTTTTCATTTCTTGTCTGTTGGTTGATTTCACCTCTGATTCTTTTCACTATGGCGGGCAATATTCTCCCAGCTTACGTCCTGCCAGGTATTCCGGCTCTTGGCTTGTTGATTGCTATACTCGTAGTGGAAAAAGATAAGAAGTGGTTCTCGAGCGTGGCTTTGGTTCTACCTGTGTTACTAATGATTGCGATGGTCTACCTGAATCTCGGCAAGGCGAACGAGAAAAGTGACCGTATTATCTTCGAACAGATTACGGATTCTGCGCCAAGCTTTTACGTGGGTAAACGACCATTCTCTGGGCAATTTTACAGTCATGGTCAAGCGAAAAAACTTCTCGATATCGAGCAGCTAGATGGCATTGATAAGTTCTATCTGATTGGTAAAAGATCTGAAGTGGAAACCAAGATAAAAGAGAACGCATTAACGTGTATTCTAGAGCCAACGGTGAAAATAAAGCGTGCTTTATTCAGCTGTCATAGCTCAAGCATCAAGCCAAATCTATCGTTGAGTCATATTCAAAGTGGCAACGATGTTCAGCGTTAA
- a CDS encoding glycosyltransferase family 2 protein produces the protein MSELHISRPKISTSQINPAVSLSIIVPFYDEQEVLEEFHSRLTKVLDSLPITSEIVYVDDGSKDNSLDLVSSFTSINSSISVIGLSRNFGKESAMSAGLEHCRGQAVILLDADLQDPPELIPQMVAKWREGYDVVNMQRSQRDGETWFKKFSAASFYKVMNVAAKIDVPENVGDFRLLSREVVDHINQLPERNRYMKGIFSWPGFRQATLQFKRDARFCGETKWNYLKLIGLAMDGITSFSIRPLRIATAVGGLVALTAFVYGVFIVFKTIMFGEPITGYPSMMVVQLALGGIQLLSIGLMGEYIGRIFIETKNRPLYLIQSVVDTPALKTHFKLEESA, from the coding sequence ATGTCTGAACTTCATATTAGCCGCCCTAAGATATCTACATCGCAGATCAATCCTGCGGTCTCTTTGTCTATCATTGTGCCTTTTTACGATGAACAAGAGGTATTGGAAGAGTTCCACTCTCGCCTTACCAAGGTGCTTGATAGCTTACCGATCACGAGTGAGATTGTTTATGTCGACGATGGCAGCAAAGACAACAGCTTGGACTTGGTGAGTTCATTCACTTCAATCAACAGCTCAATCTCGGTGATTGGTTTAAGCCGTAACTTTGGTAAAGAGTCAGCCATGAGTGCTGGCCTTGAGCATTGCCGAGGACAAGCGGTGATCTTGTTAGACGCAGACCTGCAAGATCCGCCGGAGCTGATCCCACAAATGGTTGCCAAGTGGCGCGAAGGTTATGACGTCGTCAATATGCAGCGTAGCCAGCGCGACGGTGAAACATGGTTTAAGAAGTTTTCAGCAGCGAGCTTTTACAAAGTAATGAATGTGGCGGCGAAGATTGATGTTCCTGAGAATGTGGGTGATTTCCGACTGTTAAGCCGGGAAGTTGTCGACCATATCAATCAGCTTCCAGAGCGTAACCGCTACATGAAAGGCATTTTTTCATGGCCGGGTTTCCGACAAGCGACGCTCCAATTTAAGCGTGATGCTCGCTTCTGTGGTGAGACCAAGTGGAACTACCTCAAGTTAATCGGATTGGCGATGGATGGGATTACCTCGTTCTCTATCCGACCTCTGCGTATTGCGACGGCCGTTGGTGGTTTAGTGGCGCTTACTGCTTTTGTGTATGGCGTCTTCATCGTATTCAAAACCATTATGTTTGGTGAGCCTATCACGGGTTACCCGTCAATGATGGTCGTGCAACTTGCCCTTGGAGGTATTCAACTCCTGAGTATTGGTTTAATGGGGGAATACATAGGTCGTATTTTCATTGAAACCAAGAATCGTCCTTTGTATCTGATCCAATCGGTGGTCGATACCCCTGCATTAAAAACACATTTCAAATTAGAGGAGTCAGCATGA
- a CDS encoding response regulator transcription factor, whose amino-acid sequence MKRVLLVEDNREIAGVLFDYFECIGMELDYADNGELGLQLALENSFDIIILDLMLPRMDGLTVCNKLRDQGNATPILMLTALDSREDMLKGFEHGADDYLTKPFDLDILEARMNALVRRYRGKVASSKLQFDELTIDQKTRKAYRQDKLLALNPTTYTILEMLCQSAPEVVTREAISYKLWEENEPNNDVLRSHIYQLRNQLDKPFDTQMLITVPKVGFRLEPSN is encoded by the coding sequence ATGAAACGAGTTCTATTAGTCGAAGATAACCGTGAAATTGCAGGTGTCTTGTTTGATTATTTTGAGTGTATTGGCATGGAACTCGATTACGCAGACAACGGTGAACTTGGCCTACAACTCGCGTTGGAAAACTCATTTGATATCATCATATTGGATCTAATGTTACCGAGAATGGACGGCCTAACGGTTTGTAATAAACTGCGAGACCAAGGTAACGCGACACCTATTTTGATGCTGACCGCCTTAGATAGCCGAGAAGATATGCTGAAAGGCTTTGAACACGGTGCCGATGATTACCTCACCAAGCCTTTTGATTTGGATATTCTAGAAGCAAGAATGAACGCGTTAGTCCGTCGTTACCGCGGAAAAGTCGCCTCTTCAAAACTTCAGTTCGATGAACTCACCATCGACCAAAAAACCCGTAAAGCTTACCGCCAAGATAAACTACTAGCGCTCAATCCAACCACTTACACCATACTTGAGATGCTGTGCCAAAGCGCACCTGAAGTAGTCACTCGTGAAGCTATTTCCTACAAGTTATGGGAAGAAAACGAGCCCAACAATGATGTGTTGCGCAGTCACATTTATCAGTTACGTAATCAACTCGACAAGCCTTTTGACACTCAGATGTTAATTACGGTGCCTAAAGTTGGCTTCCGATTGGAGCCATCGAATTGA